From the genome of Streptomyces sp. NBC_01341, one region includes:
- a CDS encoding NAD(P)H-quinone dehydrogenase, which produces MTRIVIIGGGPGGYEAALVGAQLGAEVTVVDCDGLGGASVLTDCVPSKTLIATAEVMTTFDSSYEELGIIVADDTPHIEQAARVVGVDLGKVNRRVKRLALAQSHDITASVTRAGARVMRGRGRLEGLQASDGSRQVVVTAADGTEERLTADAVLIATGGHPREIPDAQPDGERILNWTQVYDLDELPEELIVVGSGVTGAEFAGAYQALGSRVTLVSSRDRVLPGEDPDAAAVLEDVFRRRGMNVMARSRAQSAKRVGDRVEVTLADGRVISGTHCLMAVGAIPNTAGMGLEESGVQLKDSGHIRTDRVSRTSAPGVYAAGDVTGIFALASVAAMQGRIAMYHFLGDAVAPLNLKTVSANVFTDPEIATVGYSQADVDSGKIDARVVKLPLLRNPRAKMQGIRDGFVKIFCRPGTGIVVGGCVVAPRASELIHPISLAVDNNLTVEQIANAFTVYPSLSGSIAEVARQLHTRKSAGEA; this is translated from the coding sequence GTGACCCGGATCGTGATCATCGGCGGTGGCCCCGGCGGCTACGAGGCCGCACTGGTGGGCGCCCAGCTCGGCGCGGAGGTGACCGTCGTCGACTGCGACGGCCTCGGCGGCGCGTCGGTACTCACCGACTGCGTGCCCTCGAAGACCCTGATCGCGACGGCCGAGGTGATGACCACCTTCGACTCCTCCTACGAGGAACTGGGCATCATCGTCGCCGACGACACCCCCCACATCGAGCAGGCGGCGCGGGTGGTCGGCGTCGACCTCGGGAAGGTGAACCGGCGGGTGAAGCGCCTCGCGCTCGCCCAGTCCCACGACATCACCGCCTCGGTCACCCGCGCGGGGGCCAGGGTCATGCGCGGCCGCGGCCGGCTCGAGGGCCTCCAGGCTTCCGACGGCTCCCGGCAGGTCGTGGTGACCGCGGCCGACGGCACCGAGGAGAGGCTCACCGCCGACGCCGTCCTGATCGCGACGGGCGGCCACCCCCGGGAGATCCCGGACGCCCAGCCCGACGGCGAGCGCATCCTGAACTGGACCCAGGTCTACGACCTCGACGAGCTCCCCGAGGAGCTCATCGTGGTCGGATCCGGTGTCACCGGCGCGGAGTTCGCCGGCGCCTACCAGGCGCTCGGCTCGCGCGTGACCCTGGTCTCCTCCCGCGACCGGGTGCTCCCGGGCGAGGACCCCGACGCGGCGGCCGTCCTGGAGGACGTCTTCCGGCGCCGCGGCATGAACGTCATGGCCCGCTCCCGCGCGCAGTCCGCCAAGCGCGTCGGCGACCGGGTGGAGGTCACGCTGGCCGACGGCCGCGTCATCTCCGGCACACACTGCCTCATGGCCGTCGGCGCGATCCCGAACACCGCGGGCATGGGCCTGGAGGAGTCCGGGGTGCAGCTCAAGGACTCCGGTCACATCCGCACCGACCGGGTCTCCCGCACCAGCGCCCCCGGCGTCTACGCGGCCGGTGACGTCACCGGGATCTTCGCACTGGCCTCGGTCGCCGCCATGCAGGGCCGTATCGCGATGTACCACTTCCTCGGCGACGCCGTGGCGCCGCTGAACCTCAAGACGGTCTCCGCGAACGTCTTCACCGACCCCGAGATCGCCACGGTCGGTTACAGCCAGGCCGACGTCGACTCCGGCAAGATCGACGCCCGTGTCGTGAAGCTTCCCCTGCTGCGCAACCCGCGCGCCAAGATGCAGGGCATCAGGGACGGCTTCGTCAAGATCTTCTGCCGCCCGGGCACCGGCATCGTGGTCGGCGGCTGTGTCGTCGCACCGAGGGCCAGCGAGCTGATCCACCCGATCTCGCTCGCGGTCGACAACAACCTGACGGTGGAGCAGATCGCGAACGCCTTCACCGTCTACCCGTCCCTGTCGGGCTCGATCGCCGAGGTCGCCCGCCAGTTGCACACCCGTAAGTCGGCCGGCGAGGCGTAG